The Bdellovibrio sp. ZAP7 DNA segment CACCAAGACATCAATGCCGTCCGGCAAAAAGGTTATATATTTTCCAGACTTAGGCTTCACGGCGGAAATCTCCTCTAAACAGACAGTCTTTCATTGAAAGGGCCTCTGCCATTTTGTATCAATTATGCCATGAGATTTGTAGCTTTTGACTTTGAAACAACTGGAACTGTACCTGGCGTAGACCAAATTATTGAAATTGGGGCTGTCCGCTTCATTAACGGTGAACCAGAGGCTGTATTTGCGACTCTTGTTGATCCACTTCGCCCGATTGCTCCTGGTGCCTCAAAAGTAAATGGTATTTACGACAATATGGTTAAAGGAAAACCAACTATCGACACGTTGTTGGACTCTTTGGCTGACTTTTGCGGTGATGACATCCTGGTTGCGCACAATGCTCCTTTCGATGCTCAATTCCTGACTGCAGACGTAAAGAAATACGAATCAAAAGCGCCACGCGGGATCGTCTTAGACTCCTTGCCAATCGCTCGTAAAGTATTCCCGGGTCTTCCAAACTACAAATTGGGGACTTTGGTTCAACACTTGAAAATTCCAACAACTGATTTCCATAGAGCTGAAGAAGATGCGACTTACTTAGGTCACATGTTCACTCAAATGCTGAAAAGAATTTCTGTGGGCGGACAAGCACCTCAAGTTGCTAACTTGGTGGCTTTGACTGGTAAACCTGAATTGCGTTTCCCACAAATCGTGCGCCAACCGAAACAAATGGATTTCTTCGGCGTTTAAGCTTTGTGGGCAATCGGATAGCGGCGTCCCCGTCCAAACGCATGCGGAGACACTTTTAGAATCGGCGCCGCCTGCCAACGTTTAAATTCAGTTCGCATCAACACGGGATACAACCATTTATCTGCAGCCGTTTTTGGTTCTTTAAATTGCTCAACCAAAGACACCACCGATTTATCCAAATCGTCGTACTCAGGCAAAGAATCCTGATCTTTTTGGTTCGGGCGAAGCTCTGCTGATGGTGGACGAGTGATGATCGTTTCCGGAATCACTTCGCCTTCTTTGTTATAATGTTTTGCTAGCGCATAGACTTGTTGTTTCGTCAGGTCACCCAGTGGCGCCAAGCCACCGCACATGTCTCCATAAAGAGTTGAATAGCCTGAAGCGTATTCACTCTTATTTCCCGTTGTAAGAAGCATGCTGTTGTTTTGATTTGAATACGCCATCAGTGTCAGGCCACGCAGACGAGCCTGCAGATTTTCGTTTACAACACTAAAGCCGGAAAGGCCGATGCCTTTTTCCAAACCCTTCACCACTTGTTCATACATGGGTGCAATTTCGACAACCTTGAATTCCACCCCAAGATTTTTCGCCAATGTTTCAGCCAACGTTAAACTCATCGAAGCATTGTAAGGGCCTGGCAAAGCCAGGGTCGTCACATTGGCCGGACCCATCGCATCCACTGCCAGAGCTGCTGCGACGGCGGAATCAATACCGCCACTGGAACCCAAATGGACTTTCTTCATTCCTGTTTTTGCGCAGAAATCACGAATACCCAAAACCAGGGCGCGACGAAGTTCTTCGACACTTTGGATTTTTGGATTCTTGCTCCACACTTCTTTGGTGTCGAGATCAATAACGTTTAAGTCTTCCTCGAAAGGAAGGCAGGTCATTAGCTTTTTGCCTTTTTTATCCAGCACAAAACTTGCGCCATCAAAAATGATTTCATCCTGCGCACCGACCATGTTCGCATATAAAATCGGTGCATTGAAATATTCTGCCGTTTTACGGGTCACGTATTCACGCTGCTTCATTTTATCCACGAAATATGGTGAGGCACTTAGATTTACGACCATGTCGACTTTCTGTTTCTTAACTTTCGCAAGCGGATTCACTCTGTAAGCAGAGTGACCCTTGGCATCCGGCCAAGCCCAGATATCTTCACAGATTGTCAGGAAAAATTTCTTACCCTTCCAGGTGAAATAGTTTTTCGACATATCGCCAGGTTCGATAAAGCGAGCTTCATCAAAAACATCGCCCGTCGGCAAAAGCTGTTTGTGGAAAAAGCGTGGCTTTTGACCCTTCACTGCAAAAACAGCAGAGTTGAAATAGGGACGACCCTTTTTATCTGGATTGCGCGTGATGACTCCGAAAATGACCGCGATGTTTTTGGGAATTTTTTTCAGTAAATCCCTCATTTCGGTTTCTTGTCTTTTAACGATTTGTTCGCGCTCTAATAAATCAAAAGGATGGTAACCAAATAGTGAACATTCCGGAAATACCACCATTTCGCACTTACGTTGTTGCGCCTGGTGGATATATTCCAAAATCTTTTCTTTATTGGTTTTAAAATCAGCAAGAGTGGGATTGATTTGCGCCAGAGCTATTCTCATGCGCTCAATATACGCTCACCCATTGGACTTTCAAGTCGGGTTTTTAATTGTCGATTGGTTTTCGGCCCGAGAAGCCATCGTGGTAACCATGGAAGTGACCAACATGGGTTTCAGGGTATTTCCAACAGAAATAGCCCTCGCCGCTGTCAAAATCAGCCATCCATAGACCCTTAGGTTCTGCGCCTAATTTTTCAATCTTGGCCTGCCAGCGATCAATAATGACGTTGATTTGCTCTTCGATAACAACAACAGAAGGGTGAGTTTTATCGGAATACGCTTCGATCCTGTTCACATGAACCTTCACTTCGCGATTGGCCTCATCAGTCAACCGATAGATGATCGGTAGCAACTGACGTGCTTCTTCAATTGTGAAGAATTTCTTGCGATTGATCTCAATCACATTTTCCAAAAATGGCCCCCTCGAAACAAGCGAGTGCCTTGTATGCTCGAAACAAACGATTGATTCAAGCACTTCCGTTTGGTGACAGACAACTTAAGATTTAATGTGGAATTTTTCTAAACGCGATGCAGACTATTTTTCACCACTCTTGGAAAATTGCAGAGCTTGACCACCGAGGAAGATCACGAGTGCAATTATCAACGCGGCGATGAATAACCAACGTATAAAATTTCCAAAAGTTACTGGTTCTTCCGGAGCTTCTGCGATGTTTCTTGCTTCCGGTTTTTTCACTGCAGTTTTCTTAGGTTTCGTACTCACGTCAGATGAAACCACAGTGGATTTTTTTCCTGCTTCGGCTTTCTTTTCGAGTTTTTTTCGGTCTTCTTCGGTCATACCACTGATCGGCAAAGAGGCCACACGTCGACCGCCCTCAACAACATAAGAAGATCCGTTTTTTGCTTTGTATAAAGTACCGGCGCCACCACCTTCGAGGGTGATCTCAATTACTTTTCCACCGCCAACATCACTATTTCCAGAGACACCTTTGTTCGGCGCTCTCGCGCTGATTATGGAGTTGCTTCCACGTGGACGAGAGCTCGAG contains these protein-coding regions:
- a CDS encoding DUF2203 domain-containing protein, with translation MIEINRKKFFTIEEARQLLPIIYRLTDEANREVKVHVNRIEAYSDKTHPSVVVIEEQINVIIDRWQAKIEKLGAEPKGLWMADFDSGEGYFCWKYPETHVGHFHGYHDGFSGRKPIDN
- a CDS encoding PolC-type DNA polymerase III; this translates as MRFVAFDFETTGTVPGVDQIIEIGAVRFINGEPEAVFATLVDPLRPIAPGASKVNGIYDNMVKGKPTIDTLLDSLADFCGDDILVAHNAPFDAQFLTADVKKYESKAPRGIVLDSLPIARKVFPGLPNYKLGTLVQHLKIPTTDFHRAEEDATYLGHMFTQMLKRISVGGQAPQVANLVALTGKPELRFPQIVRQPKQMDFFGV
- a CDS encoding NAD+ synthase gives rise to the protein MRIALAQINPTLADFKTNKEKILEYIHQAQQRKCEMVVFPECSLFGYHPFDLLEREQIVKRQETEMRDLLKKIPKNIAVIFGVITRNPDKKGRPYFNSAVFAVKGQKPRFFHKQLLPTGDVFDEARFIEPGDMSKNYFTWKGKKFFLTICEDIWAWPDAKGHSAYRVNPLAKVKKQKVDMVVNLSASPYFVDKMKQREYVTRKTAEYFNAPILYANMVGAQDEIIFDGASFVLDKKGKKLMTCLPFEEDLNVIDLDTKEVWSKNPKIQSVEELRRALVLGIRDFCAKTGMKKVHLGSSGGIDSAVAAALAVDAMGPANVTTLALPGPYNASMSLTLAETLAKNLGVEFKVVEIAPMYEQVVKGLEKGIGLSGFSVVNENLQARLRGLTLMAYSNQNNSMLLTTGNKSEYASGYSTLYGDMCGGLAPLGDLTKQQVYALAKHYNKEGEVIPETIITRPPSAELRPNQKDQDSLPEYDDLDKSVVSLVEQFKEPKTAADKWLYPVLMRTEFKRWQAAPILKVSPHAFGRGRRYPIAHKA